A genomic segment from Juglans regia cultivar Chandler chromosome 14, Walnut 2.0, whole genome shotgun sequence encodes:
- the LOC109007399 gene encoding mitochondrial uncoupling protein 2-like: MEEGLSALWKGIIPGLQRQCLYEGLRIGLYAPVKTCLVGCEFIGDVPLYHKILAALLTGAIAIAVANPTDLVKVRLQAEGKPLAGVPRRYSGALDAYFNIVRQVKSRMIQHTKIHLIASSKL, from the exons ATGGAAGAGGGTTTGTCGGCACTTTGGAAAGGCATTATTCCAGGATTACAACGCCAGTGTCTTTATGAAGGCTTAAGGATTGGCTTATATGCTCCT GTCAAAACATGTCTTGTTGGCTGTGAATTTATTGGAGATGTTCCTTTATACCACAAAATACTTGCCGCTCTTTTGACGG GTGCTATAGCAATTGCAGTGGCTAATCCAACTGATCTTGTCAAAGTTCGACTTCAAGCTGAAGGAAAACCGCTGGCTGGGGTTCCTAGGCGCTATTCTGGAGCTTTGGATGCTTATTTCAACATAGTGAGGCAG GTGAAATCTAGAATGATtcaacatacaaaaatacatttgatTGCTTCATCAAAACTTTGA
- the LOC109002243 gene encoding probable dolichyl pyrophosphate Glc1Man9GlcNAc2 alpha-1,3-glucosyltransferase, which translates to MGLQGATSMPHLLWFFGIATCVKLLLIPSYHSTDFEVHRNWLALTHSLPLSQWYSDETSPWTLDYPPFFAFFERFLSIFANLIDPQIVHLLKGLNYSSNTVVLFQRITVILSDLCILYGVYRLTKVLDSKRRTLIWVLVIWSPMLVIVDHVHFQYNGFLLGFLFISLSYLEEGRDLMGGFFFAVLLCFKHLFAVAAPVYFVYLLRHYCCGGLVRGLRRLSALAAVVTAVFVAAYAPFVYHGQIQQVLHRMFPFGRGLCHAFWAPNFWVFYIILDKLLAFFLRKFGFAIPTPAASFTGGLVGDSSPFSILPQITPLATFIIVLLALSPCLIKAWREPRPGMVTRWVAYAYTCGFLFGWHVHEKALLHFVIPLATVAVQNVDSARHYYLLSIVSSYSLFPLLFEVREYPIKVLLLLLYSIIMWLVFSAQFTDGEEAKATAPIKKEAGRLELKGIANVAAKKGGFVIRGIEKSYLVGLLVVEIWGQLLHSIFFGERLPFVPLMLISIYCGLGIVYSWIWQLRWIIRSPES; encoded by the exons ATGGGTCTTCAAGGAGCTACATCCATGCCACACCTGTTATGGTTCTTTGGCATAGCCACCTGCGTAAAGCTCCTCCTCATCCCCTCTTACCACAGCACGGACTTCGAGGTTCACCGCAACTGGCTCGCTCTCACTCATTCCCTGCCTCTCTCCCAGTGGTACTCTGACGAGACCAGCCCCTGGACTCTTGACTACCCTCCGTTCTTTGCTTTCTTTGAGCGCTTCCTCTCCATTTTCGCCAACCTCATCGACCCCCAAATCGTTCACCTGCTAAAGGGTCTCAACTATAGCTCCAACACAGTGGTTTTGTTCCAGAGAATCACTGTAATCTTGTCTGATTTGTGTATTTTGTATGGGGTTTATAGATTGACTAAGGTTTTGGATTCGAAGAGGAGAACTTTGATCTGGGTATTGGTCATTTGGTCCCCAATGCTTGTGATTGTGGACCATGTCCATTTCCAGTACAATGGATTTCTGTTGGGGTTCTTATTCATATCGCTTTCATATTTGGAGGAAGGGAGGGACTTGATGGGTGGGTTTTTCTTCGCGGTTTTGCTGTGCTTCAAGCACTTGTTTGCAGTGGCAGCGCCGGTTTATTTTGTCTACTTGTTGCGGCATTATTGTTGTGGTGGATTGGTGAGGGGCCTCCGCAGGCTTTCGGCTTTGGCGGCGGTGGTTACGGCAGTTTTTGTGGCAGCCTATGCACCATTTGTCTATCATGGGCAG ATACAACAAGTCCTTCACCGCATGTTTCCTTTTGGCAGAGGGCTTTGCCATGCATTCTGGGCTCCAAATTTTTGggtgttttatattattttagataaattacTCGCTTTTTTCCTTAGAAAGTTTGGGTTCGCCATCCCGACACCGGCAGCTTCATTCACTGGGGGGCTAGTTGGGGATTCCTCGCCATTTTCTATACTACCTCAG ATAACCCCCTTGGCGACCTTTATAATTGTCTTGCTTGCCCTATCCCCTTGTCTTATTAAGGCTTGGAGAGAACCCCGGCCAGGGATGGTTACTAGATGGGTAGCCTATGCATACACTTGTGGTTTCTTGTTTGGGTGGCATGTTCATGAGAAAGCATTGCTTCACTTTGTGATTCCCCTTGCCACTGTTGCGGTGCAGAATGTGGACAGTGCAAGGCATTACTACTTGCTATCCATTG TATCCAGCTACTCATTGTTTCCTCTTCTCTTTGAAGTCCGAGAATATCCAATTAAAGTACTCCTTCTGCTGTTGTACTCCATTATAATGTGGCTAGTATTTTCTGCACAATTCACTGATGGTGAAGAAGCTAAAGCAACCGCACCCATAAAGAAAGAAGCTGGTCGATTGGAATTAAAAGGAATTGCCAACGTGGCTGCCAAGAAAGGAGGGTTTGTTATCAGGGGTATTGAGAAGAGTTATCTGGTTGGTCTTTTGGTAGTTGAGATATGGGGCCAGCTTTTGCATTCCATATTTTTTGGTGAAAGGCTTCCTTTTGTTCCCCTTATGCTGATCTCTATATATTGTGGATTAGGGATCGTGTACTCTTGGATTTGGCAGTTAAGATGGATCATTAGATCCCCAGAGTCGtaa
- the LOC109002245 gene encoding protein GRAVITROPIC IN THE LIGHT 1 isoform X2 codes for MAGKVTNFSDLIQRVAASCLLHPLAAGRHGSGENRVGDDDDEYELSEEHEDEEEEEEERESEEEEKESLKAWEGMNEEVRVERVVEMERLMNEVFDTVSGMKRAYASLQEAHCPWDPEKMRVADVAVVGELRKLGVLRERFRRTTSLTGGSTRRKSRGRGRGSGVATVREVVAPYEAAVEELKREVKLREVEVENLKEKLRTVAVSSLSLTGTNGKKGSSRSHYSKRKVVSAPQGQGPAPEVFETTMKQVKDASKSFTMLLLSLMRSAHWDIAAAVRSIEAAANATDDLTSTTATIAACSVVATQHAKYALESYICRKVFQGFDHETFYMDGSLSSLLNPDQYRRDCFTQYRDMKAMDPSELLGIMPTCHFGKFCSKKYLAVVHPKMEESLFGDLEQRRQVLAGNHPRSQFYGEFLMLTKAVWLLHLLAFSLDPAPSQFEASRGAEFHPQYMESVVKFPGGRVPAGQIVGFPVSPGFKLGNGSVIRARVYLVART; via the exons ATGGCGGGCAAGGTGACGAATTTTTCGGATCTGATTCAACGAGTCGCGGCCTCTTGTTTGCTGCACCCACTCGCCGCCGGTCGCCACGGTTCTGGCGAGAATCGAGTCGGAGACGACGATGACGAGTACGAACTTTCGGAGGAGCACGAggacgaagaagaagaggaggaagaaagagaaagtgaagaagaagaaaaggaaagccTGAAGGCTTGGGAGGGGATGAATGAGGAGGTGAGAGTAGAAAGAGTGGTGGAGATGGAGAGGTTAATGAACGAGGTGTTCGACACGGTTTCGGGGATGAAGAGAGCGTACGCGAGTCTACAAGAAGCGCATTGCCCTTGGGACCCAGAAAAGATGAGGGTGGCGGACGTAGCTGTGGTGGGAGAGCTGAGGAAGCTCGGAGTGTTGAGGGAGAGATTCAGAAGGACTACCAGCCTCACTGGTGGTAGCACGCGGAGGAAGAgcagaggaagagggagaggaagtGGGGTTGCGACGGTGagggaggtggtggcgccgtaTGAGGCGGCGGTGGAGGAGCTGAAGAGAGAGGTGAAACTGAGGGAAGTGGAGGTCGAGAATCTCAAGGAGAAGCTGAGGACCGTTGCGGTCTCGAGCCTAAGCCTTACTGGAACCAACGGGAAGAAGGGAAGCTCCAGGTCTCACTATTCGAAGCGGAAGGTCGTCTCCGCTCCTCAAGGTCAAG GGCCAGCACCAGAAGTTTTCGAGACCACAATGAAGCAGGTGAAAGACGCATCCAAGTCCTTCACGATGCTCCTCCTCTCCCTCATGCGCTCTGCCCACTGGGACATTGCTGCAGCCGTGCGTTCTATCGAAGCTGCTGCCAATGCCACCGACGATCTTACATCCACTACCGCCACCATCGCAGCTTGCTCAGTCGTTGCAACACAGCACGCCAAATATGCTCTGGAATCCTACATTTGCCGAAAGGTGTTCCAAGGATTCGACCACGAGACCTTTTACATGGACGGCAGCCTCTCCTCCCTTCTCAACCCGGACCAGTATCGCCGCGACTGCTTCACCCAGTACCGCGACATGAAGGCGATGGACCCCTCCGAGCTTCTCGGAATCATGCCCACCTGTCACTTCGGCAAGTTCTGCTCCAAGAAGTACCTCGCCGTGGTTCATCCCAAGATGGAAGAGTCCTTGTTTGGGGACCTAGAACAGCGCCGCCAGGTCCTGGCCGGAAACCACCCAAGGAGTCAATTTTACGGCGAGTTCTTAATGCTCACCAAGGCCGTGTGGCTGCTTCACTTGTTGGCCTTCTCTCTCGACCCGGCACCGAGTCAGTTCGAGGCGAGTCGTGGAGCTGAGTTCCATCCACAGTATATGGAGAGCGTTGTCAAATTTCCCGGTGGGCGAGTACCTGCGGGTCAGATCGTGGGTTTCCCAGTTAGTCCTGGATTCAAGCTTGGCAACGGGTCAGTCATCAGGGCTCGTGTTTATCTGGTCGCCAGGACATAA
- the LOC109002245 gene encoding protein GRAVITROPIC IN THE LIGHT 1 isoform X1 — protein MAGKVTNFSDLIQRVAASCLLHPLAAGRHGSGENRVGDDDDEYELSEEHEDEEEEEEERESEEEEKESLKAWEGMNEEVRVERVVEMERLMNEVFDTVSGMKRAYASLQEAHCPWDPEKMRVADVAVVGELRKLGVLRERFRRTTSLTGGSTRRKSRGRGRGSGVATVREVVAPYEAAVEELKREVKLREVEVENLKEKLRTVAVSSLSLTGTNGKKGSSRSHYSKRKVVSAPQGQVMAGPAPEVFETTMKQVKDASKSFTMLLLSLMRSAHWDIAAAVRSIEAAANATDDLTSTTATIAACSVVATQHAKYALESYICRKVFQGFDHETFYMDGSLSSLLNPDQYRRDCFTQYRDMKAMDPSELLGIMPTCHFGKFCSKKYLAVVHPKMEESLFGDLEQRRQVLAGNHPRSQFYGEFLMLTKAVWLLHLLAFSLDPAPSQFEASRGAEFHPQYMESVVKFPGGRVPAGQIVGFPVSPGFKLGNGSVIRARVYLVART, from the exons ATGGCGGGCAAGGTGACGAATTTTTCGGATCTGATTCAACGAGTCGCGGCCTCTTGTTTGCTGCACCCACTCGCCGCCGGTCGCCACGGTTCTGGCGAGAATCGAGTCGGAGACGACGATGACGAGTACGAACTTTCGGAGGAGCACGAggacgaagaagaagaggaggaagaaagagaaagtgaagaagaagaaaaggaaagccTGAAGGCTTGGGAGGGGATGAATGAGGAGGTGAGAGTAGAAAGAGTGGTGGAGATGGAGAGGTTAATGAACGAGGTGTTCGACACGGTTTCGGGGATGAAGAGAGCGTACGCGAGTCTACAAGAAGCGCATTGCCCTTGGGACCCAGAAAAGATGAGGGTGGCGGACGTAGCTGTGGTGGGAGAGCTGAGGAAGCTCGGAGTGTTGAGGGAGAGATTCAGAAGGACTACCAGCCTCACTGGTGGTAGCACGCGGAGGAAGAgcagaggaagagggagaggaagtGGGGTTGCGACGGTGagggaggtggtggcgccgtaTGAGGCGGCGGTGGAGGAGCTGAAGAGAGAGGTGAAACTGAGGGAAGTGGAGGTCGAGAATCTCAAGGAGAAGCTGAGGACCGTTGCGGTCTCGAGCCTAAGCCTTACTGGAACCAACGGGAAGAAGGGAAGCTCCAGGTCTCACTATTCGAAGCGGAAGGTCGTCTCCGCTCCTCAAGGTCAAG TCATGGCAGGGCCAGCACCAGAAGTTTTCGAGACCACAATGAAGCAGGTGAAAGACGCATCCAAGTCCTTCACGATGCTCCTCCTCTCCCTCATGCGCTCTGCCCACTGGGACATTGCTGCAGCCGTGCGTTCTATCGAAGCTGCTGCCAATGCCACCGACGATCTTACATCCACTACCGCCACCATCGCAGCTTGCTCAGTCGTTGCAACACAGCACGCCAAATATGCTCTGGAATCCTACATTTGCCGAAAGGTGTTCCAAGGATTCGACCACGAGACCTTTTACATGGACGGCAGCCTCTCCTCCCTTCTCAACCCGGACCAGTATCGCCGCGACTGCTTCACCCAGTACCGCGACATGAAGGCGATGGACCCCTCCGAGCTTCTCGGAATCATGCCCACCTGTCACTTCGGCAAGTTCTGCTCCAAGAAGTACCTCGCCGTGGTTCATCCCAAGATGGAAGAGTCCTTGTTTGGGGACCTAGAACAGCGCCGCCAGGTCCTGGCCGGAAACCACCCAAGGAGTCAATTTTACGGCGAGTTCTTAATGCTCACCAAGGCCGTGTGGCTGCTTCACTTGTTGGCCTTCTCTCTCGACCCGGCACCGAGTCAGTTCGAGGCGAGTCGTGGAGCTGAGTTCCATCCACAGTATATGGAGAGCGTTGTCAAATTTCCCGGTGGGCGAGTACCTGCGGGTCAGATCGTGGGTTTCCCAGTTAGTCCTGGATTCAAGCTTGGCAACGGGTCAGTCATCAGGGCTCGTGTTTATCTGGTCGCCAGGACATAA